In the genome of Magnolia sinica isolate HGM2019 chromosome 2, MsV1, whole genome shotgun sequence, one region contains:
- the LOC131225151 gene encoding uncharacterized protein LOC131225151, with amino-acid sequence MQKKQEEYLNTRPMIGLGLETRGPRGGEQPPPGSPGLGWPPSPGREAAGPSPGARAGGPVFARGRGGAWGLLRRGEEPREPTAPRNQKGPSGVAVGRGTLNRSEIPTPPSPESAGRGFWLSTYLASPLRVAEAPRGGGGAGAGPALPFRGPPNRPSPSGNRANLNKNGPMRTVKPAF; translated from the coding sequence atgcagaagaaacaagaagaatacctcaACACCCGGCCGATGATCGGTCTCGGGCTCGAAACCCGGGGCCCCAGGGGAGGGGAACAACCCCCGCCGGGGTCCCCCGGTCTCGGCTGGCCGCCTTCTCCCGGCCGGGAGGCTGCCGGCCCCTCGCCGGGGGCCCGGGCCGGTGGGCCGGTCTTTGCGCGGGGGCGAGGAGGGGCCTGGGGCCTCCTGCGAAGGGGAGAGGAACCCCGTGAGCCGACTGCCCCAAGAAACCAAAAGGGGCCAAGTGGGGTGGCGGTGGGGAGAGGAACACTCAACCGCTCCGAAATCCCGACGCCCCCCTCCCCCGAGAGCGCGGGGCGGGGTTTTTGGCTCTCAACGTATCTGGCGTCCCCCCTCCGGGTCGCCGAGGCCCCTCGGGGAGGAGGCGGGGCTGGGGCCGGTCCTGCCCTCCCCTTCCGCGGTCCACCAAACCGGCCCTCTCCCTCGGGGAATAGGGCAAATCTTAATAAAAACGGGCCCATGAGAACGGTCAAACCCGCCTTCTAA